Part of the Sulfurimonas denitrificans DSM 1251 genome is shown below.
GCATAGGAGCTAGAGTTGGTTGAGATAAATTGGGAAGATTTTAAATTTTTTAAACAATATAGCAATAAAAAAAATGATAACTTTGAAATCCTATTAGATTTCTTAAAAAATTATTGCAAAATAACTTCACCAAAAGAGATGTTTGAGACAATGCTAAATGATGAGACAGCACAGCTTATGTTAAAAAAGCGAGAGATGTACACACTAGAGGATTTAGAACGCCATCTTTACAAAGATTTTAATGCAAAATAATCTCTTAAAGATAGAGGCATTTTTGCAAAAGCATCATGTCTTATCACTCTGTACAACAGATGCTCTTGAGCTAAGTGCTTGTAATCTATTTTATGTTTTTGATGTTTTAAGTAACTCTTTTGTGGTAGCAAGCAGTGATGAGACAACACATGTAAAAAATATTTTACAAAATCCAAAAGTTGCAGGAACAGTCGTTCTTGAGACAAAGGCAGTCGGTAAAATAGAGGGAGTCCAGTTTAGAGGTGATTTTTTGGCACTTGAAGACAACGCCCTAAAAAAGCTCTATTTTAGCCATTTTCCTTATGCGCTTGCTATGAACCCAAAACTTTGGCAGATAAAAATCAACTACTTTAAACTAACAGACAATAGGCTTGGTTTTGGAAAAAAAATTATTTGGAAGAGGAACTCTTTGGAGTAGATTTCTCTTTAAACATTGAGCAATCACTTCCGCTACTTTGAAATACTACAAGTGATGGTATTTGAGGTGATTTAAAACCATACGCTCTGCATCCATGAGGCCTTTGTGCTTCCCAAGTAACAAAATAGTGCTCACATCTTCTACAATTAATTCTCTTCATTTAGCTCTCATTTTAAGTTCGCTATTTTAGCATATTTGGTACAATGCTTAGATAAAAAAATCTCTAATATGAGCAATTAATCAAAGGAAATTGAGTGGATAAAATACTACTTATGTTACAGCTTCAAGCTACTCTAAATGAGGCAACTAATGGGGATGGGTGGACTAGCGGAGTTACAAAAAACTCTAAAGTTATAAACTGGAAGCGCTGTATCTACATGGAGTGCGCTGAGATGATTGGCAGTTTCTCTTGGAAACATTGGAAAAATATTGATCAAGAAGCTGACTGGGCAAACTTGCAGATAGAAGTTGTTGATGTTTGGCACTTTATTATGAGCTTGGCAATTGAGAATTATGCAAACAGCCATAAAGGCGGTGTTGAGGAGTTAGCGCTTGACATATCAGAACTAGAAAATTTTTGTAAAATTGATACTAAAAATGAGCTTTTCGCCTCTCAAGATGAGATTATGCAAAAAGTAGAGTCTATAATATTTAATGTGTTAAATAGAGATAACTTTGAATTAGAAAAACTTATAGAAGAGTTTTTTGATTTGGTTGTTATGAGTGGACTTGATTTAGAGACTCTTTATAAACTTTATGTTGGTAAAAATATTCTAAATCAATTTAGACAAGACAACGGCTATAAAGATGGTTCATATATAAAAGTTTGGGCAGGTGAAGAAGATAATGTAGTTATGAAGAGAGTCTTAGATGAGAGTAGCAATTTCTCGCCAAATGAGTTATATAATGAGTTGACTAAGCTCTATCTATCGTTAAATAAGAGTTAAATTGTATAGCGTATTGGAGGTTGAGAACCTCTCTTTTGGTTATAAAAAAGATTTTTTACTTTTTGATAATCTCTCTTTTACTTTAAAAAAAGGGGAGATAAAAGCTATAGTTGGCGCAAGTGGAGCTGGAAAAAGCACACTTTTTGAACTTATACTAAAAAATCTCCGCCCATTTAGTGGCACTGTGCAGAGCTCTTTTTGCTCAGAAGTTTTTCAAGACCCCTACAGCTCTTTTCATCCAAGTTATACACTTTTAAATCAGATAAATGAAGTGGCAAAAGTAGATGAACTTGAGACCTATATAAAAAAATTAAATCTTGATTATGAGCTTCTTTTAAAACTTCCACATGAACTCTCAGGCGGACAACTTCAGCGTGCTTCTATACTTAGGGCGATGCTTATGAAGCCAGATTTACTGCTCTTAGATGAACCGACTTCCGCGCTTGATAATATTACACAGCTAGAAGTTATGAAAATGTTTTTAGATAACCTTGAAAATATGGGGATGCTTCTTATAACACACGATTTGGACCTTGCAAAGTGGTGTGCAGATGAGATTATTATGCTCTAAGAGATAGCTTTATTATATAAAATCCACCGCCTGCCATTAAGATAGAGCCAAAAGCATTTAAAGAGATATTGGCAAGAGCTAACGCTATATGACCGCTATTTAAAAGTAAAAAACTCTCTATTGCAAAAGTTGAGTAAGTTGTAAGAGCGCCTAAAACACCAGTGCTTAAAAAAGACTTTACATGTAGTGAAAAAATGGTGCTGTACATAAAATAAGCTATCAAAATACCCATAATAAAACTACCCACAAGATTTACACCAAGAGTTCCAAACGGGATATCATGCGGCATTTTATGCGATATAATGCCGTTGAAGTATGCTCTAAGAACTGCTCCTATAAAGCCTCCACTACCTATTGCTAGAATTGTTTGCCAACTCATCATCATAAACCTTTTGCATCTTTACTCTTAAATTATTTAACCACTCACTATCTTTTTTATCAGCAACAAACGAGTCTAAGAATATAACTTTTATGCAGCCTGGTTTATAATAAAACTCTTTTGTATTGTAACGCTTTGCGCTCTCAATAAGTACGACTGGCTGAACTATGAGTGAGTTTGAGTCAGCTAGAAGTTTAGCACCTGACTTAAAAGGGAGCATAACTCCTTTTGAAGAGCGTGTACCCTCGGGAAACATTGCAATAGCTCTATTGGTACTTAGTACATTTTTTGCGTCTTTTAGAAGTTTTATAAGAGATGTTTTGCTATCTCTTTGTACTGCTATATCTTTTGGGAGCCGAAGTGCTAAACCAAAAAACGGGATGTCAAAAAGCTCTTTTTTCGCAACCCATGCTATATCTCTATTTGAGACAGTCTCAATAACAGCAATATCCAAATCACTTTGATGATTTATCAAAAAGAGCTGAGTGTTTGGATCCTCCTTGCCTTTTATAGAAGTTGTAAAAAAGATAGTTAATCTAATGAGCCAAGCAGCTAGTTTTCTGCTATAAGGCTTTGGAAAAATATAAAATGTCACTATCATAATAGTGAGCGAAGCTAAAATTATTATTGTCGCAAAGAGCCAACTAATGTGAGCAAATATCTTCATTTTTTACCCAGCCTATTTTTTTGTTATTTAATTGTACTTTTATCCAGCCATTTACTTCTGCTTCTTTTTGCAAGTTGTATTGGGATGCTGCTTTTTCAAAAATGGTCCCATTATTCATTGGAAGCAGGTAAATAGAAGAGCCTTCTTTAACGCATACCTCTTTGGAGGGAAGAGCAATTGATAAGATGTAACCAAGAGGAATAAAGATAAAAATAAGGTAGATATACCTCTTTCTCCATAAAATAATTAAAAAAGCTAGAAATGCAACTGTTGCAGCAACTCCCATTTTAATCATCTCATTTGATTGATCAGTTGGTTTTAAATCACTTTGTGTAGTTACACTATCATCACTCACAATAAGCGGAATATTGACAAAAATAAATCTATTTTTTAAAACATTAAAGTATGAAAAGGAGAGATTGCTCATGCTTTTGCCAACAATAGCATAATAGGTAATCTTAGAGTCGTTACCTGTGTGCGTTGCTGATTCTATACCCTGCTTATAAACGCCATTTAATTTAAGTGCGGAAATATCAGAATTTATGGCAGTAGCGACAAAAACAACTATATTGTGAGTTGCATCATAACTAGTTGTTTTATACTCTATAATATCAAAAGAGTTTGCTATAATATTTGAAAAATCACTCTTAGGATTTAAAGAAATTACGTTTAATTTCTCTCCTGATAATATAGTTGTTTTGTAAGCTTTTTCGCCTGTATCAATTAAAGTTGCTTCGAAATCAGGAAGCTTTGCATTTTGAGATGTCGCTATAAAATAGAATGTATCATAATAGTATTTTGAATCTTTTTGCCTTGATGGTAAAGGATTGAGTATTTTTAATCCCGTTTCATTTGAGAGTTTGTAGGTAATATCTACAAAGTTTTTAACAACACAAAGGTTTTTTATAGTTATTGAAAATATCTCCCCCTTTAATACTCTTTGAGGTATCTTTTCATAATTTAAGTAGATGACTTTTGAGAGGGTATCTAGATTCTCTTCATAAGGAACATCCTCGCCACCAAACTCTTGTTTTTGTGTTGAAGTTTGAATATTGTTGGCATCGTCAATATTAGCAAATAAAAGAGCATGAAAAAAGAGCCATGCTAATAAAAATTTTATCACGCTCTTAAAAATCCTTGAAGCATTTTTATACCATCATCACTACCCAAAATAGCTTCCATAGCACGCTCAGGATGAGGCATCAGACCAAAAACATTTCTCTCTTTATTGCAAATTCCAGCAATAGAGTCGATACTGCCATTTGGGTTTTTATCGTTACCATTTTCATCACAATACTTTAGAAGAACTTGGTTGTTTGCATATAACTCTTTTAAGCCACTATCATCAATATAGTAGTTGCCATCATGATGAGCGATAGGAATATTTACAATATCACCCTTATCAAGTTTTTCTAAAAAAATATTTTCATTGTTTATAACTTTTAAATGGTGGTGTTTTGATAAAAAGTGCAGACTCTCATTTCGCTTTAATGCACCAGGAAGAAGTCCAGACTCTGTTAAAACTTGAAAACCGTTGCATATTCCTAAGACTTTGCCACCATCATCCGCATATTTTATTACAGCTTTCATAACAGGGCTAAATTTAGCAATAGCACCGCTTCTTAAATAATCGCCATAACTAAAGCCACCAGCAACGATTAGCAGATCTGTATCGGAAGGAATAGTGTCAGATTTATGCCAAAGTATTTCAGTCTCAGCGCCTAAGGATTTAAATGCATGTTGTGCGTCATACTCACAATTTGTACCAGGAAACTGCAGTATTGTTACTTTCATTTTACTATCTCGATTGTATAGTCCTCAATAACAGTGTTTGCCAAAAGGTCTTCACACATTCTAGTAACATCTTCCATCGCCTTTTTCTCATCACTCTCATTTAGCTTAAGAACAATTTGCTTGCCGACTCTAACATCACTAACATTTTCAAAGTGTATAGACTTCAGTGCATGATGAACAGCTTTCCCTTGAGAATCTAGTACACCAGCTTTTAAAAAAACATTTACAACTACTTTCATTACTATTCCTTGAATTTATTTATTTTAATTATTACTTAGCTAGGATACGACTTAAAACTTGCTCGTAAGCTACCCTAAGACCGCCTAAGCCTTGACGGAATCTATCTTTATCCATCTTCTCGCCACTCTCTATATCCCAAAAACGGCAATTGTCAGGACTTATTTCATCGATAAGAATAATATTTCCACTGCTGTCTTTACCAAACTCTAGTTTGAAATCAACTAGATTTAACCCTTTTTGAGCAAAATATGGCTTTAATATATCATTTATTTGTCTTGCCATTCTGCGAAGTTTATCAAGCTCATCTTGATACTCAACAAGTCCTAAAATAAGCGCATGTTGGTCATTTAGCTTTGGATCTCCAAGAGCATCATTTTTATAATCAAACTCTACTAAAGTAAAAGGAAGAACTGTTCCATCTTTTATACCAAGATTTTTTGATAAGCTTCCAGTTGCGATATTTCTAACAATTACTTCAATAAGGATAACTTTTGTTTTTTTGTGAAGCAGATGATTGTCATCTAGCATCTTTACAAAATGAGTTTGTATGCCACTCTTTTCTAAGAGTTTAAAAAGTTCTGTTGAGATTTTATTGTTAAGTGCGCCTTTTCCAACCTCACTTGATTTTTTTTCTCCATTAAATGCTGTCAAATCATCTTTAAATTCTGATATAAGCAAATTCTCATCATCAGTACTAAATAACTTTTTTGCTTTACCTTCATAAATCAGCTCTCTTTTTTCCATATTATTCTCCTTTTGTGATTATTAATGCTTTTAAAATATCTATAGCAGTCTTGAGCTGAAGATCTTTGCTAATCATCTCATTACTAATAACTAACTTTGAATCAGGCTCTGGTAGTTGTGCTCCTTGTTCGCCATCAACTTTTTCTAACTCTTCTACTAGGTGTTTCTTTAAATCAGCCTCTTTAAGTGCAAACTCGTTTTTAGTGCTTTTAACTTCTCCAGGGAAAACTTCAATATCTGGCTTTACTCCGACTGCTTGGATAGTACGTCCACTAGGAAGATAGTATCTTGCAACAGTGAGCTTAATCGCCTCTTCATCAGTTATTGGGAGTACAACCTGAACGCTGCCTTTTCCAAAAGTATTTTGACCAACTACAATTCCACGTTTATGATCTTGAAGAGCTCCACTGACAATCTCACTAGCACTAGCACTTCCACCATTTACAAGCACAACAAGAGGCACTTTTGTAATAGTGTTACTTGATTTTGCGCTATAACTCTCATCATCTGCTTTGTTTCTACCTTTTTGTGAAACAATGTCTCCACTATCAACAAAAATATCTACAAGTCCAACAGCTTGGTCAAGAAGTCCGCCTGGGTTATTTCTTAAATCAAGAACTATTCCCTTAGTCGTAGCTTTTTTCTCTTTTATCGCTTTTGCGACATCAGTTACAACTTTTTTATCAAAACTTGTAACTCTGATATATTGTATATCTGTTCCAACAGATTTTGCATAAACTGACTCAATTGTAATTATCCCTCTTGTTATGGAGATTGCAAGTGGTTTTGTCTCACCTTCTCTAACAATTGTAAGCTCAATTTTTGTTCCAACTTTTCCGCGCATAATTGAGACTGCTTCATCAATAGTCATGTTAAGAGTTGATTTTTCATTGATTTTAAGAATAATATCACCAGCTTTTATACCAGCCTTATCAGCAGGAGTTCCCTCTATGGGAGCAATTACTGTAAGTGCACCATCTTTTACGCCAACTGTAATTCCAAGTCCGCCAAATTCACCATTTGTTTGAACTTTTAAATTTTTATAATCTTTTTGTGTGAGATAGTTTGAGTGTGCATCAAGATTGTTCATCATGCCCTCAAGTGCTTTGTTCATAAGCTCTTCAATTGTTACATTGTCAACATTATATTGTTCAACTATACTGATAACTTTTGTAAATTTAGCCAAAGCTTCAAGTCTTGATGCCTCTTTACTTTTCTCTTTTTTATCAGCAACTGAAGCAAAAAGATTTGTAGAAAATAAAAGGGCAAGAGCTACTGTTACTGAGGCAAAACCAAGAGTAATTAGTTTTTTGTTTTTCATTATTTATCCTATAGAAATTAAAAGGGATATTATAGTAAAAAGCTGTTTAAATAACAATTAGAATAGATTATTGATACGCAGTAATTTCTATTTAAATTATTTTTAATATAATACGAAAAATTAATCATTAGGGGTATATTGATGAGTTCTATAAAAGAGTATTTAAGTGAAGACCATGGTCGTTGTGATGAGCTTTTTGCAATAATGGAAGATGCTGCTGCAAAATCAATAGAGAGTGCGAAAGAGGCTTATGATGAGTTTGCTAAAAATACAGAGAGACACTTTCAAATGGAAGAGCGTGTAATGTTTTTAGAGTTTGAGCAAAAAACAGGTATGACACAAGGACCTACTGCGATAATGAGACATGAACATATACAGATGAGAAATCTGCTTGAAGAGATGCGCAAAGCAATTGAGGCTAAAGATAAAGATAAATTTTTTGGAAACAGCGAAACTTTGATGATTTTAATGCAACAACACAACATGAAAGAGGAGCAGATGCTATATACGATGGCGCAGCAACATTTAAGTGCTGATGCAGAGCGTATCATAGATATGATGAACTCGATGATTGTTGAGTAGAGAAGCAGAGATATGGATTTTGATGGATTGTCGGTAGATCAAGCGCCACCGATATCAGCACCACTTAGATTTTTTCTAACTGCGCCACTCTTTGCTATTTTAGCAGGAGTGTTAATTCTCTTTAGCGATGTGCTTACTCTCTCTAGCCGTTATTCAATTGAAACTATCGCTGTTACACATGCCATAACAATTGGGTTCTTAGGCTTTGTAATGCTTGGTGCGCTAGTTCAGATGCTACCAGTACTAGCAGGAGTTAAAATACCAAAAGTAGATATTATTTCTAAAATCTCATATATTTTATTGCTCTTTGGAGCCCTTTTTATGATTTTTGGATTGTGGTTTAGCATGTCAAAAATTATACTCCTAGCATCACTTTTTCTTACATGTGGTTTTCTTATACTTATTATCTCAATGCTTCTGGCCTTTAGAGATGTTATAAACGTTACAGCTAGCATACGAGCTATGATTACTAGTCTCTTTTTTGCTCTTTTTATAACGCTTCTGGGTGCGCACTTATTAGCATCTTATGGAGTTGGAAAATTTTCTGAGTTGCACCATGTTTTTGCAAACGTTCACAGTGTTTGGGCTATATTTGGATTTGCTGGAATTTTAATAATCGGGGTTGCTTTTCACGTTTTGCCCATGTTTTATGTGGCTCCAAGGTTTAAGAAATTTTGTAAAAAAAGTGTTGTTTTGCTTATTACAACAGGACTTGGGCTTTGGCTCTTTTTAAACCTATTTTTTGACTCTTACTCAACTATCGCCAAGATATGGATAGCGCTCTTTTTTTGGGCATTTTCGACGACTGTTTATCTGAAATTAAATGCTAGAAGAAGAAAAGTTAGTGATGTTACTGTCTGGTATTGGAAGAGTGCGGCTATCTTTATGACACTTGGAACATTTGCATGGAGCATAAATGACTTTTTTGGTGAAAAATATATTGTTATCGTCTCTGTTTTGATAGGCGGTGGTTTTATATTTTCTATAATGTCTGGAATGTTATATAAGATTGTTCCATTTTTAGTCTGGTTTCACTTAAATGCTAAAGGCTACATGAGCATACCTACTATGAATGAGATGATTGATAAAAGGCTTTCTAAGGCTCAATTTATACTTTTTATACTCTCTTTAGTCGGTTTTATTTTCTCATTTTTTATAGCTTCACTTATGCCTATTTTTGCAGTTAGCTTTATTTTAAGTATGGCTATTTTAGAGTACAATATCGTATCTGTAGTTTTGATATATTACAAAACATTAAAGAGAAAACCAGATTTTGATATGAGTATGTTTACAATGAAAGCAGAGAATTAAAAGTGAAAAATATAGTACTTATAGGTTTTATGGGCGTAGGCAAGGGAAGCGTGGCTAGAGAGATTATAAAATTGTCAGACTACATGTCAGTAGATACGGACGATTTGATAGAGAGTATGGAAAACAGAGTTATTAAAAAAATTTTTGAGCAGAGCGGAGAGGCATATTTTCGTAATCTAGAAAAGAGAGTCTCGCTCTGGCTTGGACAAAATGTAACAAATACTCTAATATCTACTGGCGGTGGATTTTATAAACAAGATAATCTCAAAGAGATAGGCATTGTTGTTTTTTTAAATTCCCCTTTTGAAAAGATATTAAAAAGAATAAAAAATCATCCAAATGCAGTCAAAAAACTTAAAAAAAGACCTCTGTTAAAAGATTTGAAAAAGGCAAAAGAGCTATATTATGAGCGTTTACCACAATATACGGCAGTTGCAGATATTACAATTGATGTAACAGACAAGAGCGCACTTGATTGCGCAAAAGAACTTCTACTAAAGGTAAAACAGTATGCGTAAATTTTTTATTTTTCTTCTTATGGGAATTTTGGTAAATCTTATGGGCTCTGAGATAAAGTGGGCGAAAGATTATAATGAGGGTATAAAAAGTGCGCAAGCATCTTCAAAACCAGTGCTTTTTGTTTCATCTAGACACTCATGTAAATATTGTGTTGTTTTAGATGAGACAACATTTAAAGATAAGAGAGTTATAGAAGAGCTAAATAAAAGTTTTGTCTCTATAATCTCATATAGTGATGAGAATGATTATATGCCACGTGAGTTATGGCAACCAGGAACTCCAGCTATTTGGTTTTTGTATTCAAAAGGTGAGCCTATGTTTCAACCTCTTATGGGAGCAATTGATCCAGAAAACTTCTTAAAAGCTTTAGCCATAGTAAAAGAAGAGTTTACAAAAGGGAAAAAATAGAGAATGATTTTTACAACTTCAAAAAACAGCTCTTTTAAAGCAGAGTTCAAAGAGTTACTAGAACGTGGCAAAATGGATATAGCACATGTTAGCGCTACTGTTGGAACAATTATTGATGAAATAAAAAGTAATAAAAACCAAGCGCTAAAAGAGCATATAACAAAATTTGACAAGTGGACTCCTGTGAGTGATGAAGACCTTAAAATCTCAACAGAATCCATGAGCAGAGCTTATGAAAATCTTGATAAAGCTCTAAAAGCAGCACTTCACCTCTCGTACGATAGAATAAAAGCTTATCATGAAAAACAGAAGCCTAGATCTTGGTTTGACGATGAGCCAAACGGCACAATTCTTGGTCAAAGAGTAACGCCAGTTGATAGTGCTGGTTTGTACATTCCTGGAGGAAAAGCAGCGTACCCATCTTCACTTCTTATGAATGTTATTCCTGCTCAAGTAGCTGGAGTGCAAAATATAGTTGTCTGTACACCAACGCCAGAAAATGAACCTAATGAACTTCTCTTAGCAGCATGCCATCTGTGCGGTGTAAGTGAAGTTTATAAAGTTGGCGGTGCTAGTGCGATAGCAGCTATGGCGTATGGAACAGAAACTATCCCAAAAGTAGATGTTATAACAGGTCCAGGAAATATATTTGTAGCAACAGCTAAAAAGATGGTTTTTGGTGATGTAAATATTGACATGATAGCAGGACCTAGCGAAATAGGAATTTTGGCGGATGATAGTGCAAATCCCTCTCATATGGCAGTAGATATGCTCTCTCAAGCAGAACATGATGAGATGGCAAGCTCTATACTAATTACACCATCACAAAAATTAGCAGATGCAATAAAAGCAGAGATTGAAAATTGGCTTAAAA
Proteins encoded:
- a CDS encoding pyridoxamine 5'-phosphate oxidase family protein yields the protein MQNNLLKIEAFLQKHHVLSLCTTDALELSACNLFYVFDVLSNSFVVASSDETTHVKNILQNPKVAGTVVLETKAVGKIEGVQFRGDFLALEDNALKKLYFSHFPYALAMNPKLWQIKINYFKLTDNRLGFGKKIIWKRNSLE
- a CDS encoding uracil-DNA glycosylase encodes the protein MKRINCRRCEHYFVTWEAQRPHGCRAYGFKSPQIPSLVVFQSSGSDCSMFKEKSTPKSSSSK
- a CDS encoding dUTP diphosphatase, with translation MDKILLMLQLQATLNEATNGDGWTSGVTKNSKVINWKRCIYMECAEMIGSFSWKHWKNIDQEADWANLQIEVVDVWHFIMSLAIENYANSHKGGVEELALDISELENFCKIDTKNELFASQDEIMQKVESIIFNVLNRDNFELEKLIEEFFDLVVMSGLDLETLYKLYVGKNILNQFRQDNGYKDGSYIKVWAGEEDNVVMKRVLDESSNFSPNELYNELTKLYLSLNKS
- a CDS encoding ABC transporter ATP-binding protein; the protein is MYSVLEVENLSFGYKKDFLLFDNLSFTLKKGEIKAIVGASGAGKSTLFELILKNLRPFSGTVQSSFCSEVFQDPYSSFHPSYTLLNQINEVAKVDELETYIKKLNLDYELLLKLPHELSGGQLQRASILRAMLMKPDLLLLDEPTSALDNITQLEVMKMFLDNLENMGMLLITHDLDLAKWCADEIIML
- the crcB gene encoding fluoride efflux transporter CrcB yields the protein MSWQTILAIGSGGFIGAVLRAYFNGIISHKMPHDIPFGTLGVNLVGSFIMGILIAYFMYSTIFSLHVKSFLSTGVLGALTTYSTFAIESFLLLNSGHIALALANISLNAFGSILMAGGGFYIIKLSLRA
- a CDS encoding lysophospholipid acyltransferase family protein, with protein sequence MKIFAHISWLFATIIILASLTIMIVTFYIFPKPYSRKLAAWLIRLTIFFTTSIKGKEDPNTQLFLINHQSDLDIAVIETVSNRDIAWVAKKELFDIPFFGLALRLPKDIAVQRDSKTSLIKLLKDAKNVLSTNRAIAMFPEGTRSSKGVMLPFKSGAKLLADSNSLIVQPVVLIESAKRYNTKEFYYKPGCIKVIFLDSFVADKKDSEWLNNLRVKMQKVYDDELANNSSNR
- the purQ gene encoding phosphoribosylformylglycinamidine synthase subunit PurQ — translated: MKVTILQFPGTNCEYDAQHAFKSLGAETEILWHKSDTIPSDTDLLIVAGGFSYGDYLRSGAIAKFSPVMKAVIKYADDGGKVLGICNGFQVLTESGLLPGALKRNESLHFLSKHHHLKVINNENIFLEKLDKGDIVNIPIAHHDGNYYIDDSGLKELYANNQVLLKYCDENGNDKNPNGSIDSIAGICNKERNVFGLMPHPERAMEAILGSDDGIKMLQGFLRA
- the purS gene encoding phosphoribosylformylglycinamidine synthase subunit PurS — its product is MKVVVNVFLKAGVLDSQGKAVHHALKSIHFENVSDVRVGKQIVLKLNESDEKKAMEDVTRMCEDLLANTVIEDYTIEIVK
- the purC gene encoding phosphoribosylaminoimidazolesuccinocarboxamide synthase; its protein translation is MEKRELIYEGKAKKLFSTDDENLLISEFKDDLTAFNGEKKSSEVGKGALNNKISTELFKLLEKSGIQTHFVKMLDDNHLLHKKTKVILIEVIVRNIATGSLSKNLGIKDGTVLPFTLVEFDYKNDALGDPKLNDQHALILGLVEYQDELDKLRRMARQINDILKPYFAQKGLNLVDFKLEFGKDSSGNIILIDEISPDNCRFWDIESGEKMDKDRFRQGLGGLRVAYEQVLSRILAK
- a CDS encoding S41 family peptidase, producing MKNKKLITLGFASVTVALALLFSTNLFASVADKKEKSKEASRLEALAKFTKVISIVEQYNVDNVTIEELMNKALEGMMNNLDAHSNYLTQKDYKNLKVQTNGEFGGLGITVGVKDGALTVIAPIEGTPADKAGIKAGDIILKINEKSTLNMTIDEAVSIMRGKVGTKIELTIVREGETKPLAISITRGIITIESVYAKSVGTDIQYIRVTSFDKKVVTDVAKAIKEKKATTKGIVLDLRNNPGGLLDQAVGLVDIFVDSGDIVSQKGRNKADDESYSAKSSNTITKVPLVVLVNGGSASASEIVSGALQDHKRGIVVGQNTFGKGSVQVVLPITDEEAIKLTVARYYLPSGRTIQAVGVKPDIEVFPGEVKSTKNEFALKEADLKKHLVEELEKVDGEQGAQLPEPDSKLVISNEMISKDLQLKTAIDILKALIITKGE
- a CDS encoding hemerythrin domain-containing protein gives rise to the protein MSSIKEYLSEDHGRCDELFAIMEDAAAKSIESAKEAYDEFAKNTERHFQMEERVMFLEFEQKTGMTQGPTAIMRHEHIQMRNLLEEMRKAIEAKDKDKFFGNSETLMILMQQHNMKEEQMLYTMAQQHLSADAERIIDMMNSMIVE
- a CDS encoding shikimate kinase; translation: MKNIVLIGFMGVGKGSVAREIIKLSDYMSVDTDDLIESMENRVIKKIFEQSGEAYFRNLEKRVSLWLGQNVTNTLISTGGGFYKQDNLKEIGIVVFLNSPFEKILKRIKNHPNAVKKLKKRPLLKDLKKAKELYYERLPQYTAVADITIDVTDKSALDCAKELLLKVKQYA
- a CDS encoding thioredoxin family protein encodes the protein MRKFFIFLLMGILVNLMGSEIKWAKDYNEGIKSAQASSKPVLFVSSRHSCKYCVVLDETTFKDKRVIEELNKSFVSIISYSDENDYMPRELWQPGTPAIWFLYSKGEPMFQPLMGAIDPENFLKALAIVKEEFTKGKK
- the hisD gene encoding histidinol dehydrogenase, giving the protein MIFTTSKNSSFKAEFKELLERGKMDIAHVSATVGTIIDEIKSNKNQALKEHITKFDKWTPVSDEDLKISTESMSRAYENLDKALKAALHLSYDRIKAYHEKQKPRSWFDDEPNGTILGQRVTPVDSAGLYIPGGKAAYPSSLLMNVIPAQVAGVQNIVVCTPTPENEPNELLLAACHLCGVSEVYKVGGASAIAAMAYGTETIPKVDVITGPGNIFVATAKKMVFGDVNIDMIAGPSEIGILADDSANPSHMAVDMLSQAEHDEMASSILITPSQKLADAIKAEIENWLKILPRQKIARESIEKRGAIIVTSDMQEAIDLMNEIAPEHLEVATLSPFELLPLIKHAGAIFLGHNTPEAVGDYMAGPNHTLPTGGTAKFFSPLGVENFMKKTSIISFSAKAINEIGEECALIAKIEGLTAHEQSIRVRLVK